The Syntrophorhabdus sp. genome includes the window CTGTGCACGACACCCTTTGAAGCCGCCTTGTCGATGGAGGAAACGGCATCCCTGAAGATGGTCTCGACCTCTCCTTCTTTCCTGTCGATAGCGCCGATGGCCCGTTTTATCCTGCTCTTCATCGTTGATTTGAAGTGGGAATTCCTCAGTCTACGTTTCTCGGACTGTACTGCTCTCTTGATGGCCGATTTATTCTTCCTCAAAGGTTGTCCTCCTCTTTAAGACTTTTCTTTATTTATCACCCATGGGCGCGAAAGTCAAATAGTTCTGCATCATTGAAAAACGCGGTCCCTCTCGCGGCAGATGTACAAAACGCCGCGAAGACGACCCGGCAATACCCGCGGGATCCTTTTCATCGAAGCGGCTTGTTTTGTGTGGTCCAGCGATCCTAAGCGTTCGCGGGTACTACTT containing:
- a CDS encoding 30S ribosomal protein S20 — translated: MRKNKSAIKRAVQSEKRRLRNSHFKSTMKSRIKRAIGAIDRKEGEVETIFRDAVSSIDKAASKGVVHRNNAARKISRLARKLHKSQAA